Proteins from a genomic interval of Terriglobia bacterium:
- the menC gene encoding o-succinylbenzoate synthase yields the protein MKIEAITLREIRMPLVHFFETSFGRTTQRAILLVTLLGGGVHAWGECVAGENPFYSSEWVDSAWVTMARFLAPAVLGKDFSTARECPPLLAHVKGHRMAKAAIENALWAAEAEEKNVPLWKLLGGTRRQIECGVSIGIQDSVEQLLDKVETELAAGYRRIKVKVKPGWDVTVLERIRARWPEILLSCDANSAYRLDDVEHLKRFDEFHLLMIEQPLWNDDFFFHARLQEQIKTAICLDESIRHARDAEAALQVGACRIVNIKVGRVGGFSEALRVHDVCRARQVPVWCGGMLETGIGRAHNIALSTLENFRFPGDVSASKRYWKQDIIEPEVEVTREGLINVPDSPGTGYRVREDLIERLTVRKEVFGSR from the coding sequence ATGAAAATTGAGGCCATCACTCTTCGCGAAATTCGCATGCCGCTGGTGCATTTCTTCGAGACCAGCTTCGGGCGCACCACCCAGCGCGCCATCCTGCTGGTTACGCTGCTCGGCGGTGGCGTGCACGCGTGGGGCGAGTGCGTCGCCGGTGAGAATCCGTTTTACAGCAGCGAGTGGGTGGATTCGGCGTGGGTGACGATGGCGCGATTCCTGGCGCCGGCGGTGCTGGGGAAAGATTTCTCGACGGCACGCGAGTGCCCGCCGCTGCTGGCGCATGTCAAGGGACATCGCATGGCGAAGGCGGCGATCGAGAACGCGCTCTGGGCGGCGGAAGCGGAGGAGAAAAACGTTCCGCTGTGGAAGCTGCTGGGTGGAACGCGTCGGCAGATCGAGTGCGGCGTGTCCATCGGGATCCAGGATTCGGTGGAGCAGTTGCTGGACAAGGTCGAGACCGAGTTGGCGGCCGGGTACCGGCGCATCAAGGTGAAAGTGAAGCCGGGCTGGGACGTCACGGTGCTGGAGCGAATCCGCGCCAGGTGGCCGGAGATTCTGCTGAGCTGCGACGCCAATTCCGCCTACCGTCTCGACGATGTCGAACACCTGAAACGCTTCGACGAATTCCATCTGCTGATGATCGAGCAGCCGCTGTGGAACGACGACTTCTTCTTTCACGCGCGGTTGCAGGAGCAGATCAAGACCGCGATTTGCCTGGACGAATCCATCCGTCACGCGCGCGACGCTGAAGCCGCGCTGCAAGTGGGCGCGTGCCGGATCGTCAATATCAAGGTGGGCCGCGTGGGCGGCTTCAGCGAGGCGCTACGCGTGCACGACGTCTGCCGCGCGCGCCAGGTCCCGGTGTGGTGCGGCGGCATGCTGGAAACGGGCATCGGGCGGGCCCACAACATCGCGCTCTCGACCCTGGAAAATTTCCGCTTTCCGGGAGATGTGTCGGCCTCGAAGCGCTACTGGAAACAGGACATCATCGAGCCGGAGGTCGAAGTCACGCGCGAGGGATTGATTAACGTGCCGGATTCTCCGGGGACCGGCTACCGGGTGCGCGAGGACTTGATTGAGCGGTTGACGGTGAGGAAAGAGGTTTTCGGTTCTCGGTGA
- a CDS encoding GNAT family N-acetyltransferase: protein MACVELQKEVWGFSDAEMVPLRLFIVAQKIGGQVLGAFEGNELVGFALGIPGVRGGHPYLHSHMLAVRLNYRNRGIGQRIKLFQRKDALARGFELVEWTFDPLEIKNAYLNLERLGAIARRYNINQYGTTFSPLQGGLPTDRLVAEWWLRSKRVEALMGHGSLPRFDVQETIGVPGEIYGWKASEADRGKALQVQERNRELLVAAFARGLAALGYRRDEDGNGSFLLGKWDEEWSYGK from the coding sequence ATGGCGTGCGTCGAGCTGCAGAAAGAAGTGTGGGGATTCAGCGACGCCGAGATGGTGCCGCTGCGCCTGTTCATTGTCGCGCAGAAAATCGGCGGGCAGGTGCTGGGCGCTTTCGAGGGCAACGAACTGGTGGGATTCGCGCTCGGCATTCCGGGCGTGCGCGGCGGACATCCCTACCTGCACTCCCACATGCTGGCCGTAAGGCTGAATTATCGCAATCGCGGCATCGGGCAGCGGATCAAGCTGTTCCAGCGGAAGGACGCGCTGGCACGCGGCTTCGAGCTGGTCGAGTGGACCTTCGATCCCCTGGAGATCAAGAACGCGTACCTGAACCTGGAGCGGCTGGGCGCGATTGCGCGCCGCTACAACATCAATCAGTACGGGACGACTTTTTCTCCGCTGCAAGGCGGCTTGCCCACCGACCGGCTGGTGGCGGAGTGGTGGCTGCGGTCGAAGCGGGTGGAGGCGCTGATGGGGCATGGAAGTTTGCCGCGCTTCGATGTGCAGGAGACGATCGGCGTGCCGGGGGAGATTTACGGCTGGAAGGCGTCGGAAGCGGACCGGGGAAAAGCGCTGCAGGTGCAGGAGCGCAATCGGGAGCTGCTGGTGGCGGCGTTTGCGCGTGGATTGGCGGCGCTCGGCTACCGGCGCGATGAGGATGGCAATGGAAGCTTCCTGTTGGGGAAGTGGGATGAGGAGTGGAGTTACGGGAAGTAG
- the mazG gene encoding nucleoside triphosphate pyrophosphohydrolase, giving the protein MATTGERFERAVQIMARLRAPGGCPWDREQTFDSIKPFTLEETYEVLEAIDNRDWDELEGELGDLLLQVLFYAEMSQEEGRFSINDVLDRLSNKLVDRHPHVFGDVKAETAGDVLRNWEALKAEEKKKRLEAGGGKKAKEEEKKDSVLAGVSSGVPALLEAFKLSSRAAHVGFEWPEIGGLFDKLHEETEELRQELKQYPAPGPRPPQRGVAGASGLAIPDELRAGLEDEVGDLLFVLVNIARYLSLDAESALRKTNRKFRRRFQWMEERMRARGKKLPEATLEEMESLWQESKQQERTP; this is encoded by the coding sequence ATGGCGACGACAGGCGAACGATTTGAGCGCGCGGTCCAGATCATGGCACGGCTGCGGGCCCCGGGCGGATGTCCGTGGGACCGCGAGCAGACCTTCGACTCGATTAAACCCTTCACGCTGGAAGAGACCTACGAAGTCTTGGAGGCGATTGACAACCGCGACTGGGATGAACTCGAGGGCGAGTTAGGCGACCTGCTGCTGCAGGTGTTGTTCTACGCGGAGATGTCGCAGGAGGAAGGGCGCTTCTCGATCAATGATGTGCTTGACCGGCTGTCGAACAAGCTGGTGGACCGGCATCCGCACGTATTCGGCGACGTCAAGGCGGAAACCGCCGGCGACGTGCTGCGCAACTGGGAAGCGCTGAAGGCGGAAGAAAAGAAGAAGCGGTTAGAAGCCGGCGGCGGCAAGAAAGCGAAAGAAGAAGAGAAGAAGGACTCGGTGCTGGCAGGCGTGTCCTCGGGAGTGCCGGCGCTGCTGGAGGCGTTTAAGCTGAGCTCGCGGGCGGCGCACGTCGGCTTCGAGTGGCCGGAGATTGGCGGCCTGTTCGACAAGCTGCACGAGGAAACGGAAGAACTGCGCCAGGAGTTGAAGCAGTATCCGGCGCCGGGGCCGCGCCCTCCGCAGCGCGGCGTGGCGGGCGCCAGCGGGCTGGCGATCCCCGACGAGTTGCGGGCGGGGCTGGAGGACGAGGTCGGCGACCTGCTGTTCGTGCTGGTGAACATTGCGCGCTACCTGTCGCTGGACGCGGAATCAGCGCTGCGCAAGACCAACCGCAAGTTCCGGCGGCGGTTCCAGTGGATGGAGGAACGGATGCGCGCGCGCGGCAAGAAACTGCCGGAGGCCACGCTGGAGGAGATGGAGTCGCTATGGCAGGAGTCGAAGCAGCAGGAGCGGACGCCGTAG